The following nucleotide sequence is from Mesobacillus jeotgali.
AGCCGATTCTCCAGCCTGTCATTGAATGGGATTTGGAAACACCATTAATGATGATGGTCTGCTTTTTCAGGTCTGCTGAAAGCTGGGCAATCGAGATATGTTCAGCATCTCCATAAATTAACTTTTCATAGATTTCATCTGAAATGATCAGAATGCCCTTTTCCAGGCAGACTTCGCCAAGAGCCTGCAATTCCTCTTGAGAATAAACCATCCCGGTAGGGTTGCTCGGAGAATTAATGATGACTGCCTTCGTCTTTTCAGTGACCTTCTCCTTCAGTTGATCAGGAGTGATCTTGAAATTGTTCTGCTCCAGTCCCTCGACGTAAACCGGATTCCCACCCGCAAGCTTGACCTGCTCTGGATAACTGACCCAATATGGAATCGGAATGATGACCTCATCACCCTCATTAAGCAGAACCTGAAAGAGTGTGTATAATCCATGCTTAGCTCCACTTGTCACAATGATTTCATTCAGCTGATAATCAAGTCCTTGATCTTCTTTTAACTTAGCAGCGATTTCCTTTTTCAAATCTGGAAGCCCGCCAGATGGTGTGTACTTTGTGAAGCCCTCATTCATTGACTTTACAGCAGCATCGATAATATGCTGCGGCGTGTTGAAGTCTGGCTCTCCTGCTCCTAGTCCAATCACGTCTTTCCCTTGCGCTTTCAATTCTTTTGCTTTTGCAGTAATTGCCAAAGTTGATGAAGGAGTGAGCGCTCCCACTCTGCTGGCTAACTGGATCTCCATCCCTTTACCTCCTATGTTTTTTTACATGTATAACGTTCTGTAACCTCGAATTCCCCACAGGAATTACAAATTATCAATAGCCCTGAGTTTTTCACCCGTATCAAAATCGACATAATAATAATTGATTGTGTCGCTGTTGTTCCGGTAAAAAATTTCCCATGCCGGCCTGTCCGTCTTTTGTATTCTGGCCATGCCGAGCCTTACTTCGATGATTTCATTCGGATTTTTTTCCTGATATAGTTTATTTAAAGCCTCTTTTTTCGTGATACCATTTTTGGCATTTCTCGTGATAACTTCGCTGTTTTTTTCATTAATCCATACATAAACAGCTTCTTCTTTAGCATTTTTCCCGGTCATCACATAATAAGTCTCTTCTCCGCTGTACAAACTGAAGTTTGTGAAATCGGTAAGATTTGTTTCTTTTGACGCAATTTGTACAGCCTCTTTTTCTGCTGCCTTGACTGGCTCAACAGCGTTTAAGTAAACATTGATCAGAATCCCCGTTATTGTAACAATTATGAGAATGCTGAAAAATATCCATTTCTTCACATGTATCCCTTCTTTATGTATGCTCTTTTCTGCTTAACAAAACAGCAGTTCATGCTAATATTTTCTTTATATCATGTTCGGTAAATGGTGAAAACTGCTTTTTCTTTATCATCCTGATCCAGTGCAAGACCGAACATTAGGTCATCACGCTTCAATGTCCTGTTAAGGGCATCTACTATTTTATATAAATCAGGGCTATTCTGGACTTTCACGGTTGAGACCACTTCAATTTTGCTTTCCATGCTCGTTCCCTCTCCTCTCACACAATTATTGTCATTTATATATGAGTGTTCAACTGGCAACAATAGAATTAACACCACTCATTATATCAGGAGATAGCCCTCACTGGTAAGAGTATTCCTGCCACACAAAAAACTTTTCTAGTCCAAACACAGAAAAGCGGAAGCGCCTCGGTCAGCCCCGACAAGCGCTGGAGGGCCTGCCAGTGAAGTTGTTCTTTAACTTCATTGGCAGGACCGAAATCGAAATGTATAGCCGACTGTCCAGAAACGCAGAAACTGGAGACTCCGACAAAGAAGCGCTTTTTGCTTCTGCCGGCGGAGTTGAAGTTTCGGAGTTTCTAGGAGGCGACACAAGACAAGCGACTCGAGTGGCTAGGCGCTGTAGCTGGACAATTCTCAAAGTGTTATTTTACTTCTTACAGAACTAAAATGGCTGCGCAATTTATGCGCAGTTTTTCTTTATCCATTTGATCATTTCAGAAGTGATATTTTCAGCTAAAAAGGTTCAGCTTTTATTCTTCGCTCAAAATCGTTATGACATCATAGGTTGAATCGGTAAGCTTAATTGTAACAGTACCATGCTGCTTTGTGAAATAAACATCAATCCAGGCTTCATTCAGCATTTCCACTAAATCTGGGTCGGGTTTAATCGAATTGGATTTAAAAATCACTGCGAGTTGCGGATCTAAATGCTCGATCAGCAAATCAGAAAAAGAACCTTTTGCAGCAAAAAAGGGCAATTTCACTATATTGACATTCTTCAATGGTTCAGCAAGAAAAGCTTGCTCAGAATTATGACTCGCTGAGCTAATATAAAAAATTTGATGATGGAAAAATTGAAAAGATATATCCGTCCCTTCATTCTCTTCACTTCCATCAAAAATGACTTCAGCAGTCAATCCTGGCATTAGCTTTAACAAATCTCCCTGCTTCCAGCTTTGAACCTTCACCTCGGCCGGAATTGGAGCTTGTGTAAGAACCTGATTACCAGCTTTCCCGGTAAATATCCGGCGAACATTATATTTCTCGATGATTTGCCCGAGGTTTTCCTGCCCTGTATCCGCAGTCAAAATAATCGTCGATAAATCCTTAACATGAAAAAGAGTGAGCAGCCTTTCAAGCTGTTTTAAAGTACCCTTTCCACCCGTGTTGACCAGTATATTATCGCCATTGGCGTGCTGGATTAGCGCAGCTTCTCCATCGCTGATTGCTAAAAAGGTAAAGGCCAATTCATTTCTTTTCAGGTTGACATCCACTCCTTCAACCTCTACGGGAGAAGAAGGAGATTCATACGGAAAATAATACCAATTCATAAATGCCAGGATTGCTAATATCAGCTTCATGTACACTCCTCCAATTACTTCTAGCTTTAGAGTGCGTCATTTAGCTGAAATTATAAAAAGCTTTTTAAAAAAGGACTGCTTTCACATAGGCAAAATAACACAGCGTTCCTACAGCCAATCATGAATCATCTCGACAATTTCTGTTATAGTCCCTTTTTCAACAGGAACGTCAGGCACCGAATGTAAAAAGGCTTTTCCATATGATGTAGTAACAAGCCTTCGATCGAAAACAAAAATCAAACCTCTATCGTTTGATGTACGGATCAGCCTCCCGAATCCTTGTTTAAATCTCAGGACCGCTTCAGGCAAGGATAGTTCAGAAAAAGGACTGCCACCGTTTTCCTTGATTAAAGCACATTTAGCGGCTGTAATTGGTTCATCGGGAGGAGTAAATGGAAGCCTCACGATGATCAAGCATGACAAATCCTCACCCGGAATATCAACACCCTCCCAAAAACTGCTGGTCCCAAATAAAATCGCTTTATCAAACCGCTTGAAGTTCCTGGTCAGTCTCGTCCTGCTCCCTGCTGTAATACCTTGGGCAATCAAAATATATTCTTCCAGAAGGCCGCTTTCCTTGATCAATTCATAAGCCTTTTTCAGCATCTCATGGGATGTAAATAAAATCAGCATCCGGCCTTTGGTTGCTTCTGCAATCGATATTATATGTTCTGTAATGGCCGCAACATAATCATCATTGGAAACAGCCTTTATATCCGGCAAGTCGTCAGGGACAACAAGCTTGACCTGCGAACCATAGGAGAATGGCGATGGTATTTGCTTTTCCATAAGCGTATTTCGGATTCCCAATTCCTTTTTGATAAAAGCAAAGGAATTATTAACAGACAGGGTTGCTGAGGTAACAACTACGCTTCTTTTTTTCGCAAAGAATTGTTCTGCCAAATATTCAGATACATAAACAGGGCGTGAAAAAATGGTCGTTGAATTTTGCAAAGCCCTCATATCTGCCTCGATCCATCTCACATAGCCGCTATCATCCATAAAAAGAGTCCTGGCGGTCATGCAAATTTGTTCCAAATCTTCTTTAACTTGTACTACTTCTTCAAGGATGGATTGCTGCACGCCTGTATATTGCTGAGAGTTTTTCCCAGCCTCAACCAGCCTTTTGTCCAGAGCCGCGATTAAATCCTTTAAGTGAAAATAAAACCTTTCGGCGGTTGTCTTCAATGCGCTCCATATACGATTATCCCTGTCCGGAACCATGCTTGCATGTATTTTGCTGCCAAGGGTTTTATTCTTCAGCGTTTTCCTAGCATAGGTTCCCGCAAGCTTGAAAAGTTCTTCTGTTTCATATACCAGGTCGGAAATCAACTGATTGATTTCAAACGAATGAAGTCTGCCGGAATCAATATCGCCGTTATTATGGTTCAGCAGCGTCTCCAATTTATAAAACAGCTGGTTTTGGTCATATAGACCAAGCTGATTAAGTACTAGCCTGGCCCCGAGATAATCCAGTGATTTCCCAAAGTACTTTCCTGCCGCTTTTTCGAACTGGTGACCTTCATCGAGTACGGCATAATCATAACTCGGTAATGGACCTTTTTCAGAAACAAGGTCCGCAAGAAGCATGGAATGGTTGGTGATTAAAATATCCGCATGCTGTGCTTTTTCAACCGCTCTTTGATAAAAATCATAGCCTTCCCAATGCTTTGTCCTGAGGAATAAAGCACGTTCATTTTTCACTTTACCCCAGAAAAGCATGCCCCCGCTTGATAAATTGAGTTCATCAAAATCTCCAGTTTCTGTCTGCGTGAGCCATACAAGGATTTGCATTTTAGTAAGGGCTGTATCATAGTTCTCCTCTACTTCCCTCAGGGATTGCTCAAACCGGGCCATGCTGATATAGTTATTCCTGCCTTTAATCAGCGTAGCATTTATGGATGTTCCCAGTACCTGAGCGAGTTTCGGAACGTCATTGAACAATAGCTGCTCCTGAAGCTGGGTAGTATAAGTACTGACTACAACTGGTTTATTGCTTTCCAAAGCAAATATTGCCGCGGGGATTAAATAACCAAGAGACTTGCCTACTCCCGTTCCCGCTTCAATCAAAGCATGGCCATTCTTTGAGAAAGCTTCACGCACAGTATCTATCATCTCGAACTGCCCATGCCTGATTTCATAGCCAGTAAAAGCTTTTTGGAGGAGTGCCTTCTTTTCCTCCACTGATTCAGGATACTTAATAACACTTTGTTCAGCGTTTCTGACTGCCGCTACCCTTCTCAAAGCAATCCCCCGGTAGACCTCAATATGGTCAGGTAATACTTCCAGGCTGCGCTCCTTCCTATTCAGTACATCATCAAAAATCAAGTGAAGATCGCTTTTTAGTCCCTCAGAAAGCTTTGCAAGCTCCTTGACTGTAACAAGAGGCAAGGCTTTTACAGCGTCAAGCATGATCAGGAGCAGCTCTGCCGTCACTTGGGCATCACTATCAGCCTGGTGAGGACGGTCATGATGCAATTCCTCTCTTGCGGCCAAATCTGTCAATTTATAACTGTCAGCCGACGGATAAAGAATTCTTGCCATTTCCACCGTATCTATAACCGGGCCATAGAAACCTTCCTGGCCTGAGCTTAATAATTCTTCTTGTAAAAACGAAAGATCA
It contains:
- a CDS encoding pyridoxal phosphate-dependent aminotransferase yields the protein MQLASRVGALTPSSTLAITAKAKELKAQGKDVIGLGAGEPDFNTPQHIIDAAVKSMNEGFTKYTPSGGLPDLKKEIAAKLKEDQGLDYQLNEIIVTSGAKHGLYTLFQVLLNEGDEVIIPIPYWVSYPEQVKLAGGNPVYVEGLEQNNFKITPDQLKEKVTEKTKAVIINSPSNPTGMVYSQEELQALGEVCLEKGILIISDEIYEKLIYGDAEHISIAQLSADLKKQTIIINGVSKSHSMTGWRIGYAAGDSKIINAMTDLASHSTSNPTTPAQYATIAAYAGEQDAVETMRSAFEDRLEIIHGKLNDIPGISCIKPQGAFYLFPNAKEAALMSGCKDVDEFAEVLLTEANVAVVPGSGFGAPDYMRLSYATSLDQLEEAVSRIHKFIQSRV
- a CDS encoding DUF5590 domain-containing protein; this translates as MKKWIFFSILIIVTITGILINVYLNAVEPVKAAEKEAVQIASKETNLTDFTNFSLYSGEETYYVMTGKNAKEEAVYVWINEKNSEVITRNAKNGITKKEALNKLYQEKNPNEIIEVRLGMARIQKTDRPAWEIFYRNNSDTINYYYVDFDTGEKLRAIDNL
- a CDS encoding YpmA family protein, with translation MESKIEVVSTVKVQNSPDLYKIVDALNRTLKRDDLMFGLALDQDDKEKAVFTIYRT
- a CDS encoding ATP-dependent DNA helicase; this translates as MKLILAILAFMNWYYFPYESPSSPVEVEGVDVNLKRNELAFTFLAISDGEAALIQHANGDNILVNTGGKGTLKQLERLLTLFHVKDLSTIILTADTGQENLGQIIEKYNVRRIFTGKAGNQVLTQAPIPAEVKVQSWKQGDLLKLMPGLTAEVIFDGSEENEGTDISFQFFHHQIFYISSASHNSEQAFLAEPLKNVNIVKLPFFAAKGSFSDLLIEHLDPQLAVIFKSNSIKPDPDLVEMLNEAWIDVYFTKQHGTVTIKLTDSTYDVITILSEE
- the dinG gene encoding ATP-dependent DNA helicase DinG produces the protein MSQKFVVVDLETTGNSPKKGDRIIQFGAVIIEDGKITGRFSSLVNPLQAIPAFIEELTGISDSMVKDAPLFEEIAPQISDMLEDAYFVAHNVLFDLSFLQEELLSSGQEGFYGPVIDTVEMARILYPSADSYKLTDLAAREELHHDRPHQADSDAQVTAELLLIMLDAVKALPLVTVKELAKLSEGLKSDLHLIFDDVLNRKERSLEVLPDHIEVYRGIALRRVAAVRNAEQSVIKYPESVEEKKALLQKAFTGYEIRHGQFEMIDTVREAFSKNGHALIEAGTGVGKSLGYLIPAAIFALESNKPVVVSTYTTQLQEQLLFNDVPKLAQVLGTSINATLIKGRNNYISMARFEQSLREVEENYDTALTKMQILVWLTQTETGDFDELNLSSGGMLFWGKVKNERALFLRTKHWEGYDFYQRAVEKAQHADILITNHSMLLADLVSEKGPLPSYDYAVLDEGHQFEKAAGKYFGKSLDYLGARLVLNQLGLYDQNQLFYKLETLLNHNNGDIDSGRLHSFEINQLISDLVYETEELFKLAGTYARKTLKNKTLGSKIHASMVPDRDNRIWSALKTTAERFYFHLKDLIAALDKRLVEAGKNSQQYTGVQQSILEEVVQVKEDLEQICMTARTLFMDDSGYVRWIEADMRALQNSTTIFSRPVYVSEYLAEQFFAKKRSVVVTSATLSVNNSFAFIKKELGIRNTLMEKQIPSPFSYGSQVKLVVPDDLPDIKAVSNDDYVAAITEHIISIAEATKGRMLILFTSHEMLKKAYELIKESGLLEEYILIAQGITAGSRTRLTRNFKRFDKAILFGTSSFWEGVDIPGEDLSCLIIVRLPFTPPDEPITAAKCALIKENGGSPFSELSLPEAVLRFKQGFGRLIRTSNDRGLIFVFDRRLVTTSYGKAFLHSVPDVPVEKGTITEIVEMIHDWL